In a genomic window of Mucilaginibacter sp. KACC 22063:
- a CDS encoding SusC/RagA family TonB-linked outer membrane protein → MKVLDKLYPLQSRPAEARRDMVVKAAFASFLLLSLHASASVKPDYQSNNLKAYKTVSTKLQRNARVTGHVLDEKGQPLIGVSVKVKGASNGVVTDVNGDFTLNVPDNGTLVFSYVGYQTQEVAVGGRSTIRVSMTPSANNLTEVVVTALGIKKDEKKLGYAVSTVSGNDLNKAKESNVALSLEGRVAGLSVGASNGGPGSSARVLLRGLTSFTAGSPLYVINGVPMDNTQRGASGEWGGADYGDGISNINPDDIESMTVLKGQSASALYGSRAANGVILITTKSGKKNSAFGVEVNSNVQFDKPVNNTDYQTTYGQGENGVKPTTAAGALASGNLAWGAKMDGSQVIQFDGKSYAYSPVKNNWLSFYRTAPSFTNSVSLSGGGDGGAFRLSLADARLNSIVPNSYLDRKTFNFNGSQQVTKKFEVTVIANYLIENSKNRSALSDGPGNPNNVQFLAPNEDQSILAPGVTASGREQSFTNDTYVTNPYFAAYNFVNNTQRNRLISSLAGKYSFTNWIYAQARLGYDNSNDSRLNIEPTGTAYRNDNGTMNTNTTQTTEFNADGLINAKHDLVKDLLNLDLTVGGNIRKSNYYGTYINGNGGLIIPYFYSITNFPSRNSGIVDGANKKQVNSAYYSADFAIKDFLVLSTTGRYDAYSSISSSVGRGIFSPSVSGSFIFSDLWKMQNVDFGKVRLSYAQTSGDPAAYANAVYYGLANSINGTPAGTFSSQLPNLFLKPYTLREIEAGLEMKMFGDRLGFDLAVFSRKTKNEIINSTIDWSSGYNNAYIGTGSTQNRGVEVEIHGTPVKSGTFSWSPSFNFTYVKNKILQTDPATESNIGFGTYRPLNANLALVVGLAGPQIMANDYVRNAQGQIIIDANGYPVKGDLKPMGSTTPKFYGGLNNNFTYKNFNLSFLVDYRFGSKVLSATSYYSVFRGLNKSTLPGRETGVVAAGVHADGTPNTTNVPAELYYQELARRISANNVLNGDFIKLRQVTLGYNLPKSIIARSPFAGVNIAFVGRNLWTIMKKSDNIDPESGFSNDVRYAGIEGTSLPMTRTFGFNLNFKLKN, encoded by the coding sequence ATGAAAGTATTAGACAAACTTTACCCACTGCAAAGCAGGCCTGCAGAAGCCAGACGGGACATGGTAGTCAAGGCAGCATTTGCCTCGTTCTTATTACTAAGTCTACATGCATCGGCTTCAGTTAAACCTGATTATCAATCAAATAATTTAAAAGCTTATAAAACAGTATCTACTAAGCTACAACGCAACGCTCGCGTTACCGGTCATGTCCTTGACGAAAAAGGCCAGCCACTGATCGGTGTTTCTGTAAAAGTTAAAGGCGCTTCAAATGGTGTAGTAACTGATGTTAATGGTGATTTTACCTTAAACGTTCCGGATAATGGCACGTTGGTATTCTCATATGTTGGTTATCAAACACAAGAAGTTGCTGTTGGCGGCAGAAGCACGATACGTGTAAGCATGACTCCTTCGGCTAATAACTTAACTGAAGTGGTTGTAACTGCGTTAGGTATCAAAAAAGACGAGAAAAAATTAGGTTATGCCGTATCAACAGTAAGCGGCAATGACCTTAACAAAGCAAAAGAATCAAACGTTGCCTTATCATTAGAAGGCCGCGTGGCTGGTTTGAGCGTTGGCGCTTCAAACGGCGGCCCTGGTTCATCAGCAAGAGTTTTATTACGTGGCTTAACCAGCTTTACCGCAGGATCACCATTATACGTTATTAACGGTGTACCTATGGACAACACACAGCGTGGTGCTTCAGGCGAGTGGGGCGGTGCCGACTACGGTGATGGTATCTCAAACATCAACCCTGATGATATCGAGTCAATGACTGTATTGAAAGGCCAATCAGCGTCAGCGCTTTACGGTTCACGTGCAGCGAACGGTGTAATCTTGATCACTACCAAATCAGGCAAGAAAAATTCTGCTTTTGGTGTAGAGGTTAACAGCAACGTTCAATTTGACAAACCTGTTAATAACACAGATTATCAAACCACTTATGGACAAGGTGAAAACGGTGTTAAACCAACAACCGCTGCAGGTGCATTAGCTTCAGGTAACTTAGCCTGGGGTGCTAAAATGGACGGTTCACAAGTTATTCAGTTTGACGGAAAAAGCTATGCTTATTCTCCGGTAAAAAACAACTGGCTTTCATTTTACCGTACAGCGCCAAGCTTTACCAACTCTGTATCTTTATCAGGCGGTGGCGATGGTGGTGCATTCCGCTTATCATTAGCTGATGCGCGTTTAAATTCAATCGTTCCAAACAGTTATCTTGACAGAAAAACCTTCAACTTTAATGGCAGCCAACAAGTGACCAAAAAATTTGAAGTAACTGTTATTGCCAACTATTTAATTGAGAACAGCAAAAACAGATCTGCATTGAGCGATGGCCCGGGCAACCCTAACAACGTACAGTTCTTAGCACCAAACGAAGACCAAAGCATCCTTGCACCAGGTGTAACAGCAAGTGGCAGAGAGCAAAGCTTTACCAATGACACTTATGTAACTAACCCATATTTCGCAGCTTATAACTTTGTTAACAACACGCAAAGAAATCGTTTGATTTCATCATTAGCAGGTAAATACAGCTTTACTAACTGGATTTATGCACAAGCTCGTTTAGGTTATGATAACTCAAACGATAGCAGGTTAAACATTGAGCCAACAGGTACTGCATACCGTAATGATAATGGTACGATGAATACCAACACTACGCAAACTACCGAGTTTAACGCAGACGGTTTGATCAATGCTAAACATGATCTTGTTAAAGATTTATTGAACTTAGACCTTACTGTTGGTGGTAACATCCGTAAATCAAACTACTACGGTACTTATATTAACGGTAACGGTGGTCTTATCATCCCTTACTTCTACAGTATCACCAACTTCCCAAGTCGTAACAGCGGTATTGTTGACGGTGCAAACAAAAAACAAGTTAACTCTGCATACTATTCAGCAGACTTTGCCATTAAAGACTTCTTAGTATTAAGTACAACTGGCCGTTATGACGCTTATAGCAGTATTTCAAGCAGCGTTGGCCGCGGTATTTTCTCTCCATCTGTATCAGGCAGCTTTATCTTCTCTGATCTTTGGAAAATGCAAAATGTAGACTTTGGTAAAGTACGTTTATCTTATGCACAAACCAGCGGTGACCCTGCAGCTTATGCAAACGCAGTTTACTATGGTTTAGCTAACTCAATTAACGGTACACCAGCAGGTACTTTCAGCTCACAACTACCTAACTTATTCTTAAAACCATATACTTTAAGAGAGATTGAGGCTGGTTTAGAAATGAAAATGTTTGGTGACAGATTAGGTTTTGACCTTGCTGTATTCTCAAGAAAAACTAAGAACGAGATCATCAACAGTACTATTGACTGGTCAAGTGGCTATAATAACGCTTACATCGGTACTGGTTCAACTCAAAACAGAGGTGTCGAAGTGGAAATCCATGGTACTCCGGTTAAATCAGGTACTTTCTCATGGTCTCCATCATTCAACTTTACTTACGTAAAAAACAAAATCCTTCAAACAGATCCGGCTACAGAATCAAACATTGGCTTCGGTACTTACCGCCCGCTTAATGCAAACTTAGCATTAGTAGTAGGTTTGGCAGGCCCTCAGATCATGGCTAATGATTACGTACGTAACGCACAAGGTCAGATCATTATTGATGCTAATGGTTACCCTGTTAAAGGTGATCTTAAACCAATGGGTTCTACTACACCTAAATTCTATGGTGGTTTAAACAACAACTTTACTTACAAAAACTTCAACTTATCATTCCTGGTTGATTACCGTTTTGGATCTAAAGTATTGTCAGCTACTTCTTACTACAGTGTATTCCGTGGTTTAAACAAATCAACTTTACCTGGCCGCGAAACTGGTGTAGTTGCAGCTGGTGTACATGCTGATGGTACTCCTAACACTACCAATGTTCCTGCAGAACTTTACTATCAGGAGCTTGCACGCAGAATCTCTGCTAACAACGTGTTAAACGGCGACTTCATCAAATTACGTCAGGTTACTTTGGGTTACAACTTGCCAAAATCAATCATTGCACGTAGCCCGTTCGCAGGTGTTAACATTGCATTTGTTGGACGTAACCTTTGGACTATCATGAAGAAATCTGACAACATCGATCCGGAATCAGGTTTCTCTAATGACGTAAGATATGCAGGTATCGAAGGTACCAGCTTACCAATGACCAGAACTTTTGGTTTCAATCTTAACTTTAAACTTAAAAACTAA
- a CDS encoding SusD/RagB family nutrient-binding outer membrane lipoprotein, translating into MKKGLIYSCLLAGTALVAGCTKNFDKVNTDPNKTTAATFVPDYLMSQAQLTFSQTGYDQLLFQSMWIQGLASTFDYYGNGDKYVLRGSGTGYYNRTWNRGYSALTLVDEMKNLIKGNAAHSNLDACGTILRVMFMQRVTDLYGDAPYSQEGQAKSGVTTPIFDKQQDIYTAMLTQLDGAITALDATKDKPAADLFYKGDISAWKRMANTLMLRVAMRLTKVDPATAQKYAEKAYANGTMSSIADNARVQTDNTNGNPSDNANAYLVPDDYREVRWAKTLMDYLQANSDPRISAIGEIAIGNGKAANQVLAAGDNTASLQIGLPNGYDLLGGSTDVSKAPGYPGATPAASATDAPAPLGKYSRPRFAVYGDKSGVNMILTYGESELLLAEAASRGWNTGVAAVHFANALAADMQSLSQLNGTPAASVSATDIAAYVAAHPLVPTTALQQINTEYWVETTTTWNFNEAYDNWRRSGYPVLTPVKYSGQYTDGSIPRRMPYPITLPQTNGANYSAAVSRQGADNFQTRVWWDK; encoded by the coding sequence ATGAAAAAAGGATTAATATATAGTTGCCTTCTTGCTGGTACTGCTTTGGTTGCAGGGTGTACCAAGAATTTCGACAAGGTAAACACAGACCCTAATAAAACAACCGCTGCAACATTTGTACCGGACTACCTGATGTCTCAGGCGCAATTAACATTCTCGCAAACTGGTTACGATCAGTTATTGTTCCAGAGTATGTGGATCCAAGGCCTGGCGTCAACTTTCGACTACTATGGCAACGGTGATAAATATGTACTGAGAGGCAGCGGGACAGGTTACTATAACCGTACATGGAACCGCGGATACAGCGCGTTAACTTTGGTTGACGAAATGAAAAACCTGATAAAAGGTAATGCTGCACATAGCAACCTTGACGCATGCGGTACTATCTTGCGTGTAATGTTTATGCAACGTGTTACCGATTTATACGGCGATGCGCCATATTCACAAGAGGGCCAGGCTAAAAGTGGTGTCACTACACCTATTTTTGACAAACAGCAGGACATATATACTGCAATGTTAACCCAGCTTGACGGTGCTATTACTGCTTTAGATGCTACTAAAGACAAACCGGCAGCAGACCTTTTCTACAAAGGCGATATTTCTGCGTGGAAGAGAATGGCTAACACCTTAATGCTGCGCGTAGCTATGCGTTTAACTAAAGTTGACCCTGCTACTGCACAAAAATATGCGGAGAAAGCCTATGCTAACGGCACTATGAGCAGTATTGCTGATAACGCACGTGTACAAACTGATAACACCAATGGTAACCCAAGCGATAACGCTAATGCTTACCTTGTACCAGACGATTACAGGGAAGTACGTTGGGCTAAAACCCTGATGGATTATCTTCAGGCTAACTCTGATCCGCGTATCTCTGCCATTGGCGAAATTGCTATTGGTAACGGTAAAGCCGCTAACCAGGTTCTGGCTGCTGGTGATAACACTGCAAGCTTACAAATTGGTTTACCTAACGGTTATGATTTATTAGGTGGTTCTACTGACGTATCTAAAGCACCTGGCTACCCTGGCGCTACACCTGCTGCTTCTGCAACAGACGCTCCTGCTCCGCTTGGTAAATATTCACGTCCAAGATTTGCCGTTTATGGTGATAAAAGCGGTGTTAACATGATTCTTACTTATGGTGAATCTGAGTTACTACTTGCTGAAGCTGCTTCAAGAGGCTGGAACACTGGCGTTGCTGCTGTTCACTTTGCTAATGCTTTAGCTGCCGACATGCAATCGCTTTCACAACTGAACGGCACTCCTGCTGCCAGCGTAAGTGCAACTGATATTGCTGCATATGTAGCTGCTCACCCATTAGTGCCTACTACTGCATTACAGCAAATCAATACAGAGTACTGGGTGGAAACAACTACTACCTGGAACTTTAATGAGGCTTATGACAACTGGAGAAGATCTGGTTACCCTGTGTTAACTCCTGTGAAATACTCAGGCCAATACACAGATGGCTCAATCCCTCGCAGAATGCCTTACCCAATCACCCTTCCTCAAACAAACGGTGCAAACTACTCTGCTGCCGTTTCAAGACAAGGTGCTGATAACTTCCAAACTCGCGTTTGGTGGGATAAGTAA
- a CDS encoding VCBS repeat-containing protein: MRVPPNKLCSLLIYLLVSPLMILSSKAQQPLFKTLSSQQTNIHFSNNINETENLNILSYEYFYNGGGVAVGDINNDGLEDIYFTGNMVPNKLYLNLGNMKFKDITKSAGKGLEGKPGWKTGVTMADVNGDGFIDIYVCYSGKTDPDNRRNQLFINNGNGTFTEKAKEYGLDDPGYSTQAAFFDFDNDGDLDMMLLNHNVKKIDNMELANYRNQTDQYASNKLFRNDNNHFTDISKQAGIIQNPLTFGLGIAIADVNKDGWQDIYVTNDYNEPDYLYINNHDGTFTESSQKYFRHMSHFSMGVDIADINNDGLPDVLSLDMLPPDNHRQKSLQLEENYEAFELMQNQGLYKQYMRNMLQLNNGDNTFSEIGQLAGVAATDWSWCPLIADFDNDGYKDIFISNGYFRDYTNKDFLRYWGDYKIKKAMAREPFQLMDLVMAMPSTKLPNYIFKNNGNLTFSNKQTDWGIDNAAVSGGATYADLDNDGDLDLIVNNIDEEPSIYQNMSRENNNSSFISVQLKGKDKNPYALGAKVYLNNQGKQQYQEVNGTRGYLCSTSTVLNFGLGNQKSIDSILVIWPDQKKQILKDVKANQRLVIDYHPEGTYQSALTKTATIFTKIQPPIAYKPQENIINDFKRQLLMLFMYSKVSPVIVQADVNKDGLEDLFVSGDSESPGRIYTQQKDGTFQFFELPGGKQTSTNAAALFFDANGDGYPDLYLAKGGCALYESNTADLQDQLYINNGKGYFNLAPPLPSVNASSKSCVRACDVDGDGDLDLFVGGRVIPGQYPLAPKSYLLLNNGKGSFTIADAPFSNAGMITDAQWADVNKDGRKDLILCGEMMPIKVYINTTQGFADQSAQYFDQAQSGLWFTLNVTDVDGDGNPDIVAGNMGLNSPIRASAQEPAELYFADFDNNGSIDPFFNFYVQGSSYPFVSRDELNDQIYPMRRKFGSYKAYADVSMKDIFNPEELGKAGKLTANTIKTSCFIMRNNKFQEVALPMQAQFSVVTQVLAKDFNHDGKTDLLLLGNHSDNRLKLGSTDANYGCLLTGDGKGNYTYMGQPASGLSITGDVKSATEIKIKGSKYLVIGIANEPLQFYKEN, translated from the coding sequence ATGCGTGTTCCCCCTAATAAACTTTGCTCCCTCCTGATTTACCTGTTGGTTTCGCCGCTGATGATTTTAAGCAGCAAAGCCCAGCAACCTCTTTTTAAAACCCTTAGCTCGCAGCAAACCAATATTCATTTCTCGAATAATATTAACGAGACCGAAAATTTGAATATACTCTCTTACGAATATTTTTACAATGGCGGCGGCGTAGCGGTAGGTGATATTAATAACGATGGCCTTGAAGATATTTACTTTACAGGCAACATGGTTCCCAACAAGCTTTATCTCAACCTTGGGAACATGAAATTTAAAGACATCACAAAGTCTGCCGGTAAAGGACTTGAAGGCAAGCCCGGATGGAAAACCGGTGTTACCATGGCCGATGTAAACGGCGATGGTTTTATAGATATTTATGTTTGCTACTCCGGCAAAACAGATCCGGACAATCGCCGTAACCAGCTCTTTATCAATAACGGCAACGGCACTTTTACCGAAAAAGCCAAAGAATACGGATTAGATGATCCGGGATACAGCACACAGGCTGCCTTTTTTGACTTTGACAATGACGGCGATCTAGACATGATGCTGCTGAACCATAACGTTAAAAAAATTGATAATATGGAGCTGGCCAACTACCGTAACCAAACGGATCAATACGCCAGCAACAAACTATTTAGAAACGACAACAACCACTTTACAGATATATCCAAACAGGCCGGAATTATACAAAACCCGCTTACGTTTGGGCTGGGTATTGCCATAGCCGATGTTAACAAAGATGGCTGGCAGGATATTTACGTTACCAACGATTATAACGAGCCTGACTATTTATACATCAACAACCATGACGGTACCTTTACAGAATCTTCCCAGAAGTACTTCAGGCATATGTCGCATTTCTCTATGGGGGTTGACATTGCCGATATTAACAATGATGGTTTGCCGGATGTATTGTCGCTCGACATGCTTCCGCCTGATAATCATCGCCAGAAATCATTACAGCTGGAAGAAAATTACGAGGCTTTTGAGTTGATGCAAAACCAGGGCCTTTATAAGCAGTATATGCGTAATATGCTGCAATTAAATAATGGTGATAATACTTTCAGTGAGATTGGCCAGTTGGCAGGCGTAGCTGCAACGGATTGGAGTTGGTGCCCGTTAATTGCCGATTTTGACAACGATGGCTACAAAGATATCTTCATTTCCAACGGTTACTTCAGGGATTACACCAATAAGGATTTCTTACGTTATTGGGGTGATTATAAGATCAAAAAGGCAATGGCGCGCGAGCCGTTCCAGCTTATGGATCTGGTTATGGCCATGCCATCTACCAAATTGCCGAATTATATCTTTAAAAATAATGGCAACCTTACTTTCTCTAATAAACAAACAGATTGGGGGATTGATAACGCGGCTGTATCAGGCGGCGCTACGTATGCCGATTTAGATAATGATGGTGACCTTGACCTTATCGTCAATAATATTGACGAAGAGCCTTCGATCTATCAGAACATGAGCCGTGAGAACAACAACAGTTCTTTCATCAGTGTTCAACTCAAAGGGAAAGACAAAAACCCTTATGCACTTGGCGCCAAGGTCTATCTTAATAACCAAGGAAAACAACAGTACCAGGAGGTAAATGGTACGCGTGGCTATCTGTGCAGTACGTCTACGGTGTTAAACTTTGGTTTAGGCAATCAAAAATCTATCGACTCAATATTGGTGATCTGGCCCGACCAGAAAAAGCAGATATTAAAAGATGTAAAAGCCAACCAAAGGCTGGTGATAGATTATCATCCGGAAGGAACTTATCAGTCAGCTTTAACAAAAACAGCTACCATATTTACTAAAATCCAGCCACCTATTGCTTATAAACCGCAGGAAAATATCATCAATGATTTCAAAAGGCAATTGCTGATGCTGTTTATGTATTCAAAGGTTTCACCGGTTATCGTACAGGCTGATGTAAACAAAGACGGACTTGAAGACCTGTTTGTATCAGGAGATAGCGAATCTCCTGGCAGGATTTACACTCAACAAAAAGACGGAACTTTCCAGTTTTTTGAATTACCGGGCGGCAAGCAAACATCAACTAATGCAGCTGCATTATTTTTTGATGCCAATGGTGATGGCTATCCCGACCTGTATTTAGCCAAAGGTGGTTGCGCACTTTATGAAAGCAATACCGCCGATCTGCAAGACCAGCTTTATATCAACAACGGCAAAGGCTACTTTAACCTGGCGCCTCCCCTGCCATCGGTAAATGCCAGCAGTAAATCATGCGTGCGCGCCTGTGATGTTGATGGTGATGGCGACCTCGACCTCTTTGTTGGAGGAAGGGTAATTCCCGGCCAGTATCCATTAGCCCCTAAAAGTTACTTGCTGCTCAATAATGGCAAAGGCAGTTTTACAATTGCAGATGCGCCATTCTCAAATGCAGGTATGATTACCGATGCGCAATGGGCAGATGTAAATAAAGATGGCCGCAAGGACCTGATCCTGTGCGGTGAGATGATGCCTATTAAAGTTTATATCAATACTACACAGGGTTTTGCTGATCAAAGCGCCCAATACTTTGACCAGGCTCAAAGCGGTTTATGGTTTACCTTAAATGTTACAGATGTTGACGGCGACGGCAACCCGGACATTGTAGCCGGAAACATGGGGCTTAACTCTCCTATCCGTGCGTCTGCACAAGAACCTGCTGAACTTTACTTTGCCGACTTTGACAACAACGGCTCTATTGATCCTTTCTTTAACTTTTATGTGCAAGGCAGCAGCTACCCATTTGTAAGCCGCGATGAACTAAACGATCAGATATACCCGATGCGCAGAAAATTCGGTTCATATAAAGCGTATGCAGATGTTTCTATGAAGGACATCTTCAATCCTGAAGAACTGGGCAAAGCAGGAAAACTAACAGCAAATACCATTAAAACGAGTTGCTTTATAATGCGCAACAATAAATTTCAGGAAGTGGCATTACCAATGCAGGCGCAATTTTCTGTAGTGACACAGGTTTTAGCAAAAGACTTTAACCACGATGGCAAAACTGATTTGCTATTGTTAGGCAATCACAGCGACAACCGTTTAAAGTTAGGCAGCACCGATGCCAATTACGGATGTTTACTAACTGGTGACGGCAAAGGCAACTACACTTACATGGGCCAGCCTGCCAGTGGATTATCTATAACAGGCGATGTAAAATCAGCCACTGAAATAAAAATTAAAGGAAGCAAATACCTTGTAATAGGCATTGCTAACGAACCATTACAATTTTACAAAGAGAACTAA
- a CDS encoding vanadium-dependent haloperoxidase — protein sequence MKRLVLLFISCLSFTASFAGKKQVPAYLELQQPVNAINLVMIHDVISPPVAARYYAYAMLSAYQLVAKNDKEMVKPAAFIKSFPEIKPPAVKSYDHRIAAVYAIYETAKNMLPSGFMLQDDENAFTKQLLKNKIKQQDIDNALQAAVNVSSQIIGFSKIDNYSKLSAKLRYTPKKGEQYWYPTPPAYMEAVEPHWNSIRPLIADSAGQFKPKPPVEFSKDTTSRFYALAKEVINVSANLTPEQTNIADFWDCNPFAVTTSGHMAIGFKKISPGGHWMNIGTLAVKQANLNFDQSVLVITSEAITMMDAFICCWDEKYLVNRIRPETYINRYMDITWKPHLQTPPFPEYTSGHAIVSNSCATVLTFLLGDHFAYTDDTEVPFGVGPRSFTSFMQAASEASVSRLYGGIHYRDSIDEGNKQGVAAGNYIVARLKQAGVKPVVN from the coding sequence ATGAAAAGATTAGTCTTACTATTTATATCCTGCTTATCATTTACAGCATCATTTGCCGGCAAAAAGCAAGTACCAGCTTATTTGGAACTTCAACAGCCTGTAAATGCCATTAATCTGGTAATGATTCATGATGTGATTAGCCCACCGGTTGCGGCACGCTACTATGCTTATGCCATGTTAAGTGCCTACCAACTTGTTGCCAAAAACGACAAGGAGATGGTGAAACCGGCAGCATTTATTAAAAGCTTTCCTGAAATAAAACCACCGGCAGTAAAAAGCTATGACCACCGGATAGCGGCAGTGTACGCCATATATGAAACTGCCAAGAATATGCTGCCTTCGGGTTTTATGCTGCAGGACGACGAAAATGCATTCACAAAGCAACTGCTTAAAAACAAGATCAAGCAGCAGGATATAGACAACGCCTTACAGGCTGCGGTTAATGTATCGTCTCAAATTATAGGGTTTTCAAAAATTGACAACTACAGCAAGCTAAGTGCAAAGCTTAGATATACGCCTAAGAAAGGCGAGCAGTACTGGTATCCTACCCCGCCTGCATATATGGAAGCTGTGGAACCGCATTGGAACTCCATAAGGCCACTGATTGCCGACTCTGCCGGCCAGTTTAAACCAAAGCCGCCTGTTGAATTTAGCAAAGATACCACCAGCCGCTTTTATGCATTGGCAAAGGAGGTAATTAACGTCTCGGCAAATCTTACACCCGAGCAAACCAACATCGCCGATTTTTGGGACTGCAACCCTTTTGCAGTGACTACATCCGGCCACATGGCTATCGGTTTTAAAAAAATCAGCCCGGGAGGCCACTGGATGAACATAGGTACTTTAGCTGTTAAGCAGGCTAACCTTAATTTTGACCAGTCGGTATTGGTCATTACCTCTGAAGCAATTACCATGATGGATGCTTTTATCTGTTGCTGGGACGAAAAATACCTGGTTAACCGCATACGCCCTGAGACTTATATCAACAGGTATATGGATATTACCTGGAAACCGCATTTACAAACCCCGCCATTCCCGGAATATACCAGCGGGCATGCCATCGTATCCAATTCATGCGCTACGGTGCTGACCTTTTTACTTGGTGATCATTTCGCGTATACAGACGATACAGAGGTTCCTTTTGGTGTAGGCCCCAGATCATTCACTTCATTTATGCAGGCCGCATCAGAGGCTTCGGTATCCCGCCTCTATGGTGGCATCCACTATCGTGATAGTATCGACGAAGGCAATAAGCAGGGCGTTGCCGCCGGAAATTATATTGTGGCGAGGTTAAAGCAAGCCGGCGTGAAGCCGGTCGTTAATTGA
- a CDS encoding sodium/sugar symporter: MKSLSNLDYIVFLIYFVIVASYGFWVYRRKRNADATSKDYFLAEGSLTWWAIGASLIASNISAEQMIGMSGSGFKMGLAISTYEWMAAATLMIVAIFFIPVYLKNKIFTMPQFLSQRYNGTVAMIMAIFWLLLYIVVNLTSILYLGALAVNSISGINFQVCIWGLAIFAIIITLGGMKVIGFTDVIQVFFLILGGLVTTYIALNLVATHFGQQGVFAGLKLMTQQANDHFHMILKKDNANYMDLPGLTVLIGGMWIVNLNYWGCNQYITQRALGANLKTARGGILFAAFLKLLMPVIVVLPGIAAYVLYKQNMFHQDLIQGGEVNPDRAYPVLLNLLPAGLKGLSFAALTAAVVASLAGKANSIATIFTLDIYKKAIKPDAADKNLVVVGKIAVVVAMILGIIISPFLGIDKKGGFQYIQEYTGFVSPGIFAMFLLGFFWKRTTSSAAVFSAVGGFILSVVFKFLPQFANLKFLASTGFSKANDQGVYEIPFLDRMGFVFLICVLGMIIISFIENARGDRSHGLEVDASMFKTNRAFTAGAIIVCGIIVALYSIFW, from the coding sequence ATGAAAAGTTTATCCAATCTGGATTATATCGTATTCCTCATTTACTTCGTCATTGTAGCATCCTATGGTTTTTGGGTATATCGCCGTAAACGCAATGCCGACGCTACCTCAAAAGACTATTTCTTAGCTGAAGGGTCGCTTACCTGGTGGGCTATCGGTGCTTCGCTTATCGCTTCCAATATCTCTGCCGAGCAAATGATCGGTATGAGTGGTTCGGGCTTTAAAATGGGCCTTGCTATTTCTACCTACGAGTGGATGGCCGCTGCTACGTTAATGATTGTGGCGATATTCTTCATCCCGGTTTACCTGAAGAATAAGATATTTACCATGCCGCAATTCCTCTCGCAGCGGTACAATGGTACGGTGGCCATGATTATGGCGATATTCTGGCTGTTGTTATACATTGTAGTAAACCTTACTTCAATTTTATACTTAGGTGCGCTTGCCGTAAATTCAATTTCAGGTATCAACTTCCAGGTATGTATATGGGGACTGGCCATATTTGCCATCATTATCACTTTAGGTGGTATGAAGGTAATCGGTTTTACAGACGTAATCCAGGTGTTCTTCCTCATATTGGGCGGTTTGGTTACCACCTATATCGCACTTAACCTGGTAGCCACCCACTTTGGTCAGCAGGGCGTGTTTGCCGGTTTAAAACTGATGACACAGCAGGCTAATGATCATTTCCACATGATCCTGAAAAAGGATAATGCCAATTATATGGACCTTCCAGGATTAACCGTACTGATTGGCGGTATGTGGATTGTAAACCTTAACTATTGGGGCTGTAACCAGTACATCACACAACGCGCGTTAGGCGCCAACCTTAAAACTGCCCGCGGTGGTATCTTGTTTGCTGCATTTTTAAAGCTTTTAATGCCTGTAATAGTGGTATTGCCTGGTATTGCGGCTTATGTACTCTATAAGCAGAATATGTTTCACCAGGATTTGATTCAGGGTGGCGAAGTAAACCCTGACAGGGCATACCCAGTATTATTGAACCTGTTGCCAGCGGGATTAAAAGGATTATCTTTTGCGGCTTTAACAGCAGCAGTTGTGGCTTCGCTTGCCGGGAAGGCCAATTCGATTGCTACCATATTTACACTGGATATCTACAAAAAAGCAATCAAGCCGGATGCTGCCGATAAAAACCTGGTAGTGGTTGGAAAGATAGCCGTAGTAGTAGCAATGATACTTGGTATTATTATTTCTCCTTTCCTGGGTATCGATAAAAAAGGGGGTTTCCAATACATACAGGAATATACAGGCTTCGTATCTCCGGGTATATTCGCCATGTTCCTGTTAGGTTTCTTTTGGAAACGCACTACTTCAAGCGCAGCGGTATTCAGTGCGGTAGGCGGCTTTATATTATCAGTTGTATTTAAATTTTTACCGCAGTTTGCCAACCTGAAATTCCTTGCTTCAACAGGGTTTTCAAAAGCAAATGATCAAGGTGTTTACGAGATACCGTTCCTTGACCGTATGGGATTTGTGTTCCTGATCTGCGTTTTGGGTATGATCATTATATCGTTTATTGAAAACGCACGCGGCGACCGATCACACGGCCTTGAAGTAGATGCCAGCATGTTTAAAACCAACCGTGCATTTACCGCAGGTGCTATCATTGTTTGTGGCATTATCGTAGCGCTTTATTCTATCTTCTGGTAG